In Streptomyces thermolilacinus SPC6, a single genomic region encodes these proteins:
- a CDS encoding spherulation-specific family 4 protein — MPHLTSTGVGLSATGAERIGFGVPGYAHPLLAPVEWAELARPGAPVHWVVLNVAEGPGVRPDPHCLEAAGRLRNAGVRVLGHLALRQAARPFGDLVSEAHRYLDWYRVDGYFLDGCPTEWKDLPAVRKLTATLEAVLDRPDGGHLVLGHGGHPHPGYADVADQLVTFSGPWAEYRWSQAAEWTADHPPERFAHLVHGVPRTHLEEAMRIARWQGAGTIFFTDRTGQTNPFAALPGYWDEIVSHIGPGVSE; from the coding sequence ATGCCGCATCTGACCAGCACCGGCGTCGGCCTCTCGGCGACCGGCGCCGAACGGATCGGCTTCGGAGTCCCCGGCTACGCCCACCCGCTGCTCGCGCCCGTCGAGTGGGCCGAACTGGCCCGGCCGGGCGCCCCCGTCCACTGGGTGGTCCTCAATGTCGCGGAGGGCCCCGGTGTGCGGCCCGACCCGCACTGCCTGGAGGCGGCGGGGCGGCTGCGGAACGCCGGGGTGCGGGTCCTCGGCCACCTCGCCCTCCGCCAGGCCGCCCGCCCCTTCGGCGACCTGGTGTCCGAGGCGCACCGCTACCTCGACTGGTACCGCGTGGACGGCTATTTCCTGGACGGCTGTCCCACGGAGTGGAAAGACCTGCCCGCGGTGCGGAAGCTCACCGCCACCCTGGAGGCCGTACTCGACCGCCCGGACGGCGGGCATCTGGTCCTCGGCCACGGCGGCCACCCGCACCCCGGCTACGCGGACGTCGCCGACCAGTTGGTGACGTTCTCCGGGCCCTGGGCGGAGTACCGATGGTCCCAGGCGGCGGAGTGGACGGCCGATCATCCGCCGGAGCGGTTCGCGCATCTCGTCCACGGTGTGCCCAGGACCCATCTGGAGGAGGCGATGCGGATCGCGCGGTGGCAGGGAGCCGGAACGATCTTCTTCACCGACCGCACGGGACAAACCAACCCGTTCGCGGCCCTGCCCGGCTACTGGGACGAAATCGTCTCGCACATCGGACCAGGTGTCTCGGAATGA
- a CDS encoding NAD-dependent epimerase/dehydratase family protein, protein MRVLLLGATGFIGRFVADRLLADPAVHLTALGRRDDADVRFDLANGSPGALTRFLDAVHPGVVINCAGATRGGARELTRHNTVAVATVCEALRRSRCGARMVQVGCASEYGPSQPGSSTAEDALPRPGGPYGVSKLAATELVLGSGLDAVVLRVFSPVGPGTPAGSPLGRLAEAMRRAMQSGDPELKLGGLGVQRDFVDVRDVARAVHAASLSAAQGVVNIGTGRAVRLRDAASLLARVAGYTGALHELDGPPARPVIGAQRSESPGDHMPPVTAHPYPDGCGAWQQADVRTARDRLGWRPRINLEESLADIWMEAACRI, encoded by the coding sequence ATGAGGGTGCTGCTGCTCGGCGCCACGGGATTCATCGGCCGCTTCGTCGCCGACCGGCTGCTCGCCGACCCGGCGGTGCACCTCACCGCACTGGGCCGCCGCGACGACGCCGACGTGCGCTTCGACCTCGCCAACGGCAGTCCCGGGGCGCTGACCCGGTTCCTGGACGCCGTCCACCCCGGAGTCGTCATCAACTGCGCCGGGGCCACCCGCGGCGGCGCCCGCGAGCTGACCCGGCACAACACGGTCGCCGTCGCCACCGTGTGCGAGGCTCTGCGCCGCAGCCGCTGCGGGGCCCGCATGGTCCAGGTCGGCTGCGCGTCCGAGTACGGGCCGTCGCAGCCCGGCTCGTCCACCGCCGAGGACGCGCTGCCCCGGCCCGGCGGCCCCTACGGGGTGTCGAAGCTGGCGGCGACCGAACTGGTCCTCGGCTCCGGCCTGGACGCCGTCGTCCTGCGGGTGTTCTCGCCGGTCGGCCCCGGCACCCCCGCCGGTTCGCCCCTCGGCCGCCTCGCGGAGGCCATGCGCCGCGCCATGCAGTCCGGCGACCCGGAACTGAAGCTCGGCGGGCTCGGCGTGCAGCGTGACTTCGTGGACGTACGGGACGTGGCCCGCGCCGTGCACGCCGCGTCCCTGTCGGCGGCGCAGGGCGTCGTCAACATCGGCACCGGCCGCGCCGTACGGCTCCGCGACGCGGCGTCCCTCCTCGCGCGCGTAGCCGGGTACACGGGCGCCCTCCACGAACTGGACGGCCCGCCCGCGCGGCCCGTCATCGGCGCCCAGCGGTCCGAGTCGCCCGGCGACCACATGCCGCCGGTCACCGCGCACCCGTACCCCGACGGGTGCGGCGCCTGGCAGCAGGCGGACGTGCGCACCGCGCGCGACCGGCTCGGCTGGCGGCCCCGCATCAACCTGGAGGAATCCCTCGCGGACATCTGGATGGAGGCGGCATGCCGCATCTGA